A window of Streptomyces subrutilus contains these coding sequences:
- a CDS encoding IS110 family transposase, whose translation MNRIWAGIDAGKGHHHCFVIDGEGTKLLSRRVANDEPDLLLLITDVLALGDEVIWAIDLADGGAALVIALLLNHDQEVLYIPGRTVNRATAGYRGEGKTDARDAHVIADQARMRRDLQPIRPGDEAIIELRLFTGRRADLVCDRTRAVNRLRGLLTGIFPAFERALDLGNHGPLVLLTGYQTPAAIRRLGASRLEQWLRNRKVRWCGALARTAMEAAERQHTSVAGEKTVAVIVATLAREVIVLNEKISEIDRQIEASFRAHKQAAIVASMPGIGNLLGAEILAAIGGDMDLFGSPDRLATYAGLAPAPRDSGKVSGNRHRPKRYHRRLQRALFLAAMSSITCCSESRRYYDRKRAEGKRHSQAVLALARRRVNVLWALLRDQRRYELTPPSAIAG comes from the coding sequence ATGAATCGCATCTGGGCCGGCATCGATGCCGGCAAGGGCCACCACCACTGCTTCGTCATCGACGGGGAGGGCACCAAGCTGTTATCGAGGCGGGTGGCCAATGACGAGCCTGACCTCTTGCTGCTGATCACCGACGTTCTCGCCCTGGGCGACGAGGTGATCTGGGCCATCGACCTTGCCGACGGCGGGGCCGCTCTCGTCATCGCTCTCCTGCTCAACCACGACCAGGAGGTGCTCTACATCCCCGGCCGGACCGTGAACCGGGCCACGGCCGGCTACCGCGGCGAAGGCAAGACCGATGCCCGTGACGCACACGTCATCGCCGACCAAGCCCGCATGCGCCGCGATCTGCAGCCGATCAGGCCAGGCGACGAAGCCATCATCGAGCTCCGGCTGTTCACCGGCCGCCGTGCCGATCTGGTCTGCGACCGCACCCGAGCCGTCAACCGCCTTCGTGGCCTCCTGACCGGCATCTTTCCCGCTTTCGAGCGCGCCCTCGACCTGGGCAACCACGGCCCCTTGGTCCTCCTCACCGGCTACCAGACACCAGCGGCCATCCGTCGGCTCGGCGCCAGCCGGCTCGAACAGTGGCTCCGGAACCGGAAAGTCCGCTGGTGCGGAGCCCTGGCCCGCACAGCCATGGAGGCCGCCGAGCGACAGCACACCAGCGTCGCCGGAGAGAAGACGGTCGCAGTGATAGTCGCCACGCTCGCCCGTGAAGTGATCGTGCTCAACGAGAAGATCAGCGAGATCGACCGGCAGATCGAGGCTTCCTTCCGCGCTCACAAACAGGCTGCCATCGTTGCCAGCATGCCCGGGATCGGCAACCTGCTCGGAGCCGAGATCCTGGCCGCCATCGGTGGCGACATGGATCTCTTCGGCAGCCCTGATCGCCTGGCGACCTACGCTGGCCTGGCACCGGCTCCCCGGGACTCAGGCAAGGTCAGCGGCAATCGTCACCGCCCGAAGCGATACCACCGACGTCTGCAACGGGCCCTGTTCCTTGCCGCCATGAGCAGCATCACCTGCTGCTCGGAATCACGCCGGTACTACGACCGCAAACGAGCCGAGGGCAAGAGGCACTCCCAAGCAGTCCTGGCGCTGGCCAGGCGACGAGTCAACGTACTGTGGGCACTTCTCCGAGACCAGCGGCGCTACGAACTCACGCCACCATCGGCAATCGCCGGATAG
- a CDS encoding RHS repeat domain-containing protein: protein MGSGTAQAAQWQPKDQSRWSPGKLRKTESVSGKNAPKADPKPLGGGGAAVWRPKDVYWPPASQAEVDLGAVAPATARGSLFTAPAPSSVPAAPAADPRRAGAAPVWVSPGSAKDAPRSGKAAVQLKDKAAAEKAGIQGLLLAVRPAGDEIKAGPVKVSVDVSHIAGAFGGDWLHRTRLVTLPECALTTPERAECRTQTPVETLRDGDRAGLLSAEVLLKAGSAAEGMRSSGASTVSGGATVLGVTTSPGGSAGTYAATSLAPSGKWTSGKNTGGFSWSYPIAVPDALGGTKPGISLSYSSQSVDGRTAATNNQSSWIGEGWDYSPGFVERSFKPCAKDGQANSSEQCLSGHNATVSLDGKSSTLVRDDTSGTWRLENDDVSKVERLTGAANGDNNGEYWKITTPDGTQYYFGVGRKPGNATAPATNSAWTAPVYGNNAGEECNKATFDASWCQQAWRWNLDFVVDPRGGVITHWYDIPQTNYYKRGVSEATPNGTLEKYIRGGTLAKITYGSKLTDADTVKPTAQVLFTSDERCLPDANFDCAPNKLTKANATKWPDVPFDQHCASSGICENTSATFWNTKRLIKITTQVLNGTGTYDNVDSYALTHQFPNPEDQTAPALWLASLLHTGHDGATALPSKPVVFYGKLRNNRVDSSGDNRPAMNRHRIVKIQSETGGITDIGYADPDCAPGAGLPTAQDSNTTRCYPVYWNPDEKSPNDPTLDWFHKYVVTRVTELDNIAGSRPQETRYEYVGGAAWHRDDEELTEDKRRTWNQFRGYEQVITRAGTAPDAVSKSAAFYLRGMDGDVKADKSKRTATFTGLAGNTVKDSNPLAGTVRETQTFASDGGELVAIAQSEPWLSKVTATHSRGTTLPALTAQIQRDGSSREKKLRADKTWQTTSETVKYDDTYGMEEWTRDQADGLPDTCTTTSYARNTAAWMIDRVSETVQIQSGDCAAAATEANTLSRNRTFYDGQPHGTLTGPGQVTSTEELDRFEAGQPKYSLNSTNTYDAYGRVTSVTDAAGAKTTTVYEPAAPAAATTLKVTNAKDWTTTTTLHPLRGVPIKTVDQNNRTTEVSYDALGRTTAVWLPGRARTSSASKVFTYDLSNTTTSTVTTQTLRADQSYATSIAILDALGQQVQVQSVPQNGDAERRLITDTWYDSHGRAAKTNNTYVNAASPPVKTRFIPNENQIPSTTTTLYDGLGRATASVFSSKAIEQWRTTTAYPGVDRTDTIPPKGEMAGSVITDALGRTVERRKYKSATPTSDYDTTRYAYNADGKLTRITDPAGNAWTYDYDLRGRQIRSVDPDKGTSTVTYDNADRPVSTQDARGTKVFTSYDILGRPTSRNKDTADGTKLATYEYDTVLPGQLTASTSWVDGKPWRQETTGYDIGYRPTGSTLTVPAGEGALTGTYTAATAYDPITGLERRTTLPAMGGLPMERLYTGRNINGLPVSYGSDNDGYVNFTDYDEFGQVQRTTFGDDPRQVSLTQIHDPATGRLLNTQLKKQDAATPVDITDYTYTPAGDVTSVTSTQGAARDTQCFTYDYLRRLTQAWTDTGTTTTQPSPTVPGIGGCTNTNPQPGKIGGTAPYRQSFTYDVTGNRTSSTDHDPAGDAAKTVTTTHAYPTPGSPRPHAATSTTRTTGTGPSTTKPTTYDAAGNTLTRPDAAGTTQTLTWTPEGRLASATTTEGTSTYLYDADGNRLLRKDPGKTTLYLGSNELTLNTATNTLTGTRYYATPGGTTIVRTSDGKWAYVAADHHNTGTTAIDAATLQVQRRIAKPFGEDRGTKPTAWPGERGFVGGTQDKTTGLTHLGAREYDPLLGRFLSVDPKMITDDPRQHNAYQYANNSPLTESDPTGEALEECKSGMYTCTNAGTKPTGYGNNYEREVKNSGGTLAPEYERQKSRNKYACRKDPSCKYRNNSASSYTKKAEKKPEKKTLWDSLKGGVSKAWNSSVKWVHDNQAALGWVQVGLGVLSMMTPLGWVAGAAFIIGTGLAVATTAEACTSGNGYGCAAGFASIGFVGAGFKLGNAAQSTLRNAAGQTFGKRIVQKAQGRALQGLAIGANAISVDITLVGTTTPSFVDPNRK from the coding sequence GTGGGCTCGGGCACCGCCCAAGCCGCACAGTGGCAGCCGAAAGATCAAAGCCGCTGGTCACCCGGCAAACTGAGGAAGACCGAGTCGGTCTCCGGGAAGAACGCCCCGAAGGCTGATCCGAAGCCCCTGGGGGGCGGCGGCGCCGCGGTCTGGCGCCCGAAGGACGTGTACTGGCCGCCCGCTTCTCAGGCCGAGGTCGATCTTGGTGCTGTGGCGCCCGCTACTGCGCGCGGTTCGCTGTTCACCGCGCCCGCGCCCTCCAGCGTCCCGGCGGCTCCCGCTGCCGACCCGCGCCGTGCGGGAGCGGCCCCTGTCTGGGTGAGCCCTGGCTCAGCCAAGGACGCTCCGCGTTCGGGCAAGGCCGCGGTGCAACTCAAGGACAAGGCCGCTGCGGAGAAGGCCGGCATCCAGGGCCTGCTGCTTGCAGTACGTCCCGCTGGGGATGAGATAAAGGCCGGTCCGGTCAAGGTCTCCGTGGACGTCTCGCACATCGCGGGTGCCTTTGGCGGCGACTGGCTCCACCGGACCCGCCTGGTCACGCTGCCGGAGTGCGCGCTGACCACGCCTGAGCGCGCGGAGTGCCGTACGCAGACGCCCGTGGAAACCCTTCGTGATGGTGACCGGGCCGGGCTGCTCAGCGCTGAAGTTCTCCTGAAGGCCGGCTCTGCAGCCGAAGGCATGCGTTCGAGCGGTGCTTCTACCGTTTCCGGCGGGGCCACGGTGCTCGGCGTGACGACCTCGCCTGGCGGATCCGCCGGCACCTATGCCGCCACCAGCCTGGCGCCTTCGGGCAAGTGGACCAGCGGCAAGAACACCGGCGGCTTCTCCTGGTCGTACCCGATCGCCGTACCGGATGCGCTGGGCGGTACCAAGCCCGGTATCTCCCTCTCCTACAGCTCGCAGTCCGTGGACGGCCGTACGGCCGCTACGAACAACCAGTCCTCGTGGATCGGTGAGGGCTGGGACTACTCGCCCGGCTTCGTGGAGCGCAGCTTCAAGCCATGCGCCAAGGACGGTCAGGCCAACTCCAGTGAGCAGTGCCTGTCCGGTCACAACGCGACGGTCTCTTTGGACGGGAAGTCCTCGACCCTGGTCCGCGATGACACCTCGGGGACCTGGCGGCTGGAGAACGACGATGTCTCGAAGGTCGAACGGCTGACTGGTGCCGCCAATGGTGACAACAACGGTGAGTACTGGAAGATCACCACGCCGGACGGGACCCAGTACTACTTCGGCGTCGGACGCAAACCCGGCAACGCCACCGCCCCAGCCACCAACTCTGCCTGGACCGCTCCCGTCTATGGGAACAACGCGGGTGAGGAGTGCAACAAGGCGACCTTCGATGCCTCCTGGTGCCAGCAGGCTTGGCGCTGGAACCTCGACTTCGTCGTCGACCCGCGTGGCGGGGTCATCACTCACTGGTACGACATTCCCCAGACCAACTACTACAAGCGCGGCGTGTCCGAAGCGACGCCCAACGGCACCCTTGAGAAGTACATCCGTGGCGGCACTCTCGCAAAGATCACTTACGGTTCGAAGCTGACAGACGCGGACACGGTCAAGCCGACCGCCCAGGTGCTCTTCACCAGTGACGAGCGTTGCCTGCCCGACGCGAACTTCGACTGCGCGCCGAACAAGCTGACCAAGGCCAACGCCACCAAGTGGCCTGACGTCCCCTTCGACCAGCACTGCGCATCCAGCGGCATCTGCGAGAACACCTCTGCCACCTTCTGGAACACCAAGCGCCTCATCAAGATCACCACACAGGTCCTCAACGGCACGGGCACCTACGACAATGTCGACTCCTACGCGCTCACGCACCAGTTCCCGAATCCCGAGGACCAGACCGCGCCGGCCCTGTGGCTCGCCTCCCTCCTGCACACCGGCCATGACGGGGCAACCGCGCTTCCGTCCAAGCCGGTCGTGTTCTACGGCAAGCTGCGGAACAACCGCGTCGACTCCAGCGGAGACAACCGGCCGGCCATGAACCGGCACCGCATTGTCAAGATCCAGTCCGAGACGGGCGGGATCACCGACATCGGCTACGCCGACCCCGACTGCGCACCCGGGGCGGGCCTGCCCACGGCCCAGGACTCCAACACCACCCGCTGCTACCCGGTCTACTGGAACCCGGACGAGAAGAGCCCGAACGATCCGACCCTGGACTGGTTCCACAAGTACGTCGTCACCCGCGTCACCGAGCTCGACAACATCGCCGGCTCCCGCCCGCAGGAGACTCGGTACGAGTACGTCGGCGGCGCCGCCTGGCACCGCGACGACGAGGAACTGACCGAGGACAAGCGCCGCACCTGGAACCAGTTCCGCGGCTACGAACAGGTCATCACCCGCGCCGGCACCGCCCCCGACGCCGTCTCCAAGTCCGCGGCCTTCTACCTGCGCGGCATGGACGGCGACGTCAAGGCCGACAAGAGCAAGCGCACCGCCACCTTCACCGGCCTCGCCGGAAACACGGTCAAGGACTCCAACCCGTTGGCGGGCACGGTCCGAGAGACCCAGACCTTCGCTTCCGACGGCGGCGAACTCGTCGCCATCGCCCAGAGCGAACCGTGGCTCTCCAAGGTCACCGCTACCCACAGCCGCGGCACCACACTTCCCGCGCTCACCGCACAGATACAGCGCGACGGCTCATCCCGCGAGAAGAAGCTGCGCGCAGACAAGACCTGGCAGACCACCTCGGAGACCGTCAAGTACGACGACACCTACGGCATGGAAGAGTGGACGCGCGATCAGGCGGACGGACTGCCTGACACCTGTACTACGACCTCTTACGCCCGCAACACCGCCGCCTGGATGATCGACCGCGTCTCCGAGACGGTTCAGATCCAGAGCGGCGACTGCGCCGCCGCCGCGACCGAGGCGAACACCCTCAGCCGCAATCGCACGTTCTACGACGGCCAGCCACACGGAACCCTCACCGGTCCCGGACAGGTCACCAGTACCGAAGAGCTCGACCGCTTCGAGGCCGGCCAGCCCAAGTACAGCCTGAACAGCACGAACACCTACGATGCCTACGGCCGCGTCACCAGCGTTACCGATGCCGCAGGCGCGAAGACCACTACGGTGTACGAGCCGGCCGCACCGGCCGCCGCCACCACGCTCAAGGTCACCAACGCCAAGGACTGGACCACCACAACCACCCTGCATCCCCTGCGCGGTGTGCCGATCAAGACCGTGGACCAGAACAACCGCACCACCGAGGTGTCCTACGACGCGCTCGGCCGCACCACCGCCGTATGGCTGCCCGGCCGCGCCCGCACCTCGAGCGCGAGCAAGGTGTTCACCTACGACCTCAGCAACACCACCACCAGCACGGTCACGACCCAGACGCTCCGCGCCGACCAGTCCTACGCGACGTCCATCGCCATCCTCGATGCGCTCGGACAGCAGGTCCAAGTCCAGTCCGTGCCCCAGAACGGTGACGCAGAGCGCCGCCTCATCACCGACACCTGGTACGACAGCCACGGGCGCGCCGCGAAAACCAACAACACCTACGTCAACGCCGCGTCCCCACCGGTGAAGACTCGTTTCATCCCCAACGAGAATCAGATCCCCTCGACGACCACGACACTCTACGACGGCCTCGGACGCGCAACCGCCAGCGTGTTTTCCTCCAAAGCCATCGAGCAGTGGCGCACCACGACCGCCTACCCGGGCGTCGACCGCACCGACACCATTCCACCGAAGGGTGAAATGGCGGGCAGCGTGATCACCGACGCCCTCGGGCGCACAGTCGAACGGCGCAAGTACAAGAGCGCCACGCCCACAAGCGACTACGACACCACCCGGTACGCGTACAACGCCGACGGCAAACTGACTCGGATCACCGACCCGGCGGGCAACGCCTGGACCTACGACTACGACCTCCGCGGCCGCCAGATCCGCTCGGTCGACCCCGACAAGGGCACCTCGACCGTCACCTACGACAACGCCGACCGCCCTGTTTCCACCCAGGACGCCCGCGGCACCAAGGTCTTCACCAGCTACGACATCCTCGGCCGCCCCACCTCCCGCAACAAGGACACCGCCGACGGCACCAAGCTGGCCACCTACGAATACGACACCGTCCTCCCCGGCCAGCTCACAGCCTCCACCAGTTGGGTGGACGGCAAGCCCTGGCGGCAGGAGACCACCGGCTACGACATCGGCTACCGGCCCACCGGCAGCACACTGACCGTGCCCGCCGGCGAAGGCGCCCTCACCGGCACCTACACCGCCGCCACCGCCTACGACCCCATCACCGGACTCGAGCGCCGCACCACACTGCCCGCCATGGGCGGCTTGCCCATGGAGCGCCTCTACACCGGCCGCAACATCAACGGCTTGCCCGTCTCCTACGGCTCGGACAACGACGGCTACGTCAACTTCACCGACTACGACGAGTTCGGCCAGGTCCAGCGCACCACCTTCGGCGACGATCCACGCCAGGTCAGCCTCACCCAGATCCACGACCCAGCCACCGGCCGTCTCCTGAACACCCAGCTCAAAAAGCAGGACGCGGCTACCCCGGTCGACATCACCGACTACACCTACACCCCCGCCGGCGACGTCACCTCCGTCACCAGCACCCAAGGCGCCGCACGCGACACCCAGTGCTTCACCTACGACTACCTACGCCGCCTCACCCAGGCCTGGACCGACACCGGAACCACCACCACCCAGCCCAGCCCCACCGTCCCCGGCATCGGCGGCTGCACCAACACCAACCCGCAGCCGGGCAAGATCGGCGGCACGGCCCCCTACCGCCAGTCCTTCACCTACGACGTCACCGGCAACCGCACCTCCTCCACTGACCACGACCCTGCGGGCGACGCCGCCAAGACGGTCACCACCACCCACGCCTACCCGACCCCGGGCTCGCCCCGCCCGCACGCCGCGACCTCCACCACCCGCACCACCGGCACAGGCCCGTCCACCACCAAGCCCACCACCTACGACGCGGCAGGCAATACGCTCACCCGCCCCGACGCCGCCGGCACCACCCAGACCCTGACCTGGACCCCCGAAGGCCGCCTCGCCTCGGCCACCACCACCGAGGGCACCTCCACCTACCTCTACGACGCGGACGGCAACCGCCTGCTCCGCAAGGACCCGGGCAAGACCACCCTCTACCTCGGCTCGAACGAACTCACCCTCAACACCGCCACAAACACGCTCACCGGCACCCGCTACTACGCCACCCCCGGCGGCACCACCATCGTGCGCACCTCGGACGGCAAATGGGCCTACGTCGCCGCCGACCACCACAACACCGGCACCACCGCCATCGACGCCGCCACCCTCCAGGTCCAACGCCGCATCGCCAAGCCGTTCGGCGAGGACCGCGGCACCAAGCCGACCGCCTGGCCCGGCGAACGCGGTTTCGTCGGCGGCACCCAGGACAAGACCACAGGCCTTACCCACCTCGGAGCACGCGAGTACGATCCGCTCCTCGGCCGTTTCCTCTCGGTAGACCCGAAGATGATCACGGACGACCCCCGGCAGCACAACGCCTACCAGTACGCCAACAACAGCCCTCTCACCGAGTCGGACCCCACTGGCGAAGCCCTCGAAGAGTGCAAGAGCGGCATGTACACCTGCACCAACGCCGGCACCAAGCCCACGGGATATGGGAACAACTACGAACGAGAAGTCAAAAACAGCGGCGGAACACTCGCACCCGAATATGAGAGGCAAAAAAGCCGCAACAAATACGCCTGCCGAAAAGACCCCAGCTGCAAGTACCGCAACAACTCTGCATCCAGCTATACCAAGAAGGCGGAAAAGAAGCCGGAAAAGAAAACCCTCTGGGATTCCCTCAAGGGTGGGGTCAGCAAGGCGTGGAATAGTTCGGTGAAATGGGTTCACGACAACCAGGCAGCATTGGGGTGGGTCCAAGTCGGGTTGGGCGTCCTTTCAATGATGACTCCGCTCGGCTGGGTGGCAGGCGCGGCATTCATTATCGGCACAGGCCTAGCAGTTGCCACAACAGCAGAAGCCTGCACCAGCGGGAATGGATACGGGTGCGCGGCCGGCTTTGCCAGCATTGGGTTTGTCGGAGCAGGATTCAAGCTGGGCAACGCCGCACAATCCACCCTGAGGAATGCAGCAGGCCAGACCTTCGGTAAGCGAATCGTTCAGAAGGCGCAGGGGCGAGCGCTTCAAGGTCTCGCCATTGGAGCGAACGCTATATCTGTCGACATAACGCTCGTCGGGACCACTACGCCGTCGTTCGTTGACCCAAACCGGAAGTGA
- a CDS encoding IS630 family transposase (programmed frameshift): MRYPEGGGLTAERRAFREGIRLQAGERFAAGEKTAVIAKDLRVSVRSVERWRRAWREGGMEALRSTGPANSPTVTDAQFAVLEAELGKGPSAHGFEDERWTLARVQTVIRRRLCLTLSVATVWRLLKRQGWSWQAPARRALERDEHAVELWKKEVWPKVKASRRRVGAGSFFEDEAGFSMTPPRARTWGRRGHTPVIRVRGRSRRRTSVAALCCYKPGEPSRLIHRPRTHLLLKGARKSFSWKDYRDLLVRAHIQLGGPIVVVWDNLNTHLAAGLKRYEAEHDWLTTIRLPPYAPELNPVEAVWSLVRRAMANTAFGTPDDLDRKLRRELRRIQLRPHLIDGCLTATDLTLAPPTPP; the protein is encoded by the exons ATGCGTTATCCGGAGGGTGGGGGCCTGACCGCTGAGCGTCGGGCGTTTCGTGAGGGGATCCGGCTCCAGGCCGGCGAGCGGTTCGCGGCGGGTGAGAAGACCGCGGTGATCGCGAAGGACCTGCGGGTGAGTGTGAGGTCGGTGGAACGCTGGCGTCGTGCCTGGCGCGAGGGCGGCATGGAGGCCCTGCGCTCGACGGGCCCGGCCAACTCCCCGACTGTCACTGATGCCCAGTTCGCCGTACTCGAGGCGGAACTCGGCAAGGGCCCGTCAGCACACGGCTTCGAGGATGAGCGGTGGACTCTGGCCCGGGTCCAGACCGTGATCCGCCGCCGTCTGTGTCTGACGCTGTCGGTAGCGACGGTCTGGCGGCTGCTGAAACGGCAGGGCTGGTCCTGGCAGGCACCCGCCCGCAGAGCACTCGAGCGCGACGAGCACGCGGTGGAGCTGTGGAAGAAGGAGGTGTGGCCGAAGGTAAAAGCCTCGCGGCGGCGTGTGGGGGCTGGATCGT TCTTCGAGGACGAGGCCGGATTCTCCATGACGCCGCCCCGTGCCCGGACCTGGGGCCGGCGCGGACACACCCCCGTCATCCGGGTGAGAGGCAGGTCTCGCCGCCGGACCTCGGTCGCGGCCCTGTGCTGCTACAAACCTGGCGAGCCAAGCCGTCTCATCCACCGGCCCCGCACCCACCTTTTACTCAAGGGCGCCCGCAAGAGCTTCTCCTGGAAGGACTACCGCGACCTGCTGGTGAGAGCCCATATCCAACTCGGCGGCCCGATCGTGGTGGTCTGGGACAACCTCAACACCCATCTGGCCGCCGGACTGAAGCGGTATGAGGCCGAGCACGACTGGCTTACCACTATCCGCCTGCCGCCCTATGCACCCGAGCTCAACCCCGTCGAGGCCGTCTGGTCACTCGTCCGCAGAGCGATGGCCAACACCGCCTTCGGCACACCCGACGACCTCGACCGCAAACTCCGCAGAGAGTTACGCAGAATCCAGCTCCGGCCCCACCTCATCGACGGTTGCCTCACCGCCACCGACCTGACCCTCGCACCACCGACCCCACCCTGA